One window from the genome of Enterococcus haemoperoxidus ATCC BAA-382 encodes:
- a CDS encoding glycerophosphodiester phosphodiesterase, protein MTKIIAHRGSKGTHPENTLAAFKEAVRVGSDGIELDVQLSKDNHLIVLHDETIDRTTNGHGDVGSLTLSELKQFDAGSWFEKNPMVQEVPTLEEVVMLLKKENFQGLLNIEIKTDKIHYEGIEKIIVQLMKSQRWSFDYMYSSFYFKSLEKIWDIEKNHNIASVFGMSEEDEKHALQSVFIEGIHPKIDWVLDHLDDLADFPKAIRPWTVNEEEKMKLCFSYHLAGIHTDYPAKALQIRKLIQNKG, encoded by the coding sequence ATGACAAAAATAATCGCCCACCGAGGCAGCAAAGGAACCCATCCAGAAAATACCTTAGCAGCATTTAAAGAAGCTGTTCGTGTTGGTTCTGATGGGATCGAGTTAGATGTTCAGCTATCAAAAGATAACCATCTAATCGTGCTTCATGATGAAACAATCGATCGTACCACGAATGGTCATGGAGATGTTGGCAGTCTAACATTATCAGAGTTAAAACAATTCGATGCCGGTAGTTGGTTTGAAAAAAATCCAATGGTTCAAGAAGTCCCAACTTTAGAAGAAGTGGTAATGTTACTAAAAAAAGAGAACTTTCAAGGATTGTTGAATATTGAGATTAAAACAGACAAAATCCATTATGAAGGAATCGAAAAGATTATTGTTCAGCTCATGAAGTCGCAGCGTTGGTCTTTTGATTATATGTATTCGAGTTTTTATTTTAAAAGTTTGGAAAAAATATGGGATATAGAAAAAAATCATAATATTGCTTCAGTATTTGGTATGTCAGAAGAAGATGAAAAACATGCACTTCAATCAGTGTTTATTGAAGGTATCCATCCTAAAATTGATTGGGTGTTGGACCATTTAGATGATTTGGCAGATTTTCCAAAAGCAATTCGTCCTTGGACTGTCAATGAGGAAGAAAAGATGAAACTTTGCTTTAGTTATCACTTGGCAGGAATTCACACAGACTATCCAGCTAAAGCATTGCAAATACGCAAATTGATACAAAATAAAGGATGA
- a CDS encoding NAD-dependent epimerase/dehydratase family protein, translated as MNNILITGGAGFIGSALANYYCKNHNIIVVDDLSMGNEKNLIKSKNITLIKGSVTDQQLMAQLLETQQFDYIFHLAAIASVADSVQRPLETHHVNFDSVLYLLELVKKQTGLKRLLFTSSAAVYGDEPTLPKQEESVIRPLTPYAIDKFSAEKYVVDYCHLYGVPTSAVRFFNVYGPNQNPNSPYSGVISIIMDCYKQLLKNNNTSFTMFGDGNQSRDFIYIDDVIKALDLIVSSDEALAEVYNVGTGNSVTLNNLISIIGESLNKDLSINYENERDGDIRESLADISKIKSIGFQPEFDIKKGLRKYIKHELNLD; from the coding sequence ATGAACAATATACTTATAACGGGTGGAGCTGGATTCATAGGATCTGCGCTAGCTAATTATTACTGTAAAAATCATAATATTATTGTTGTTGATGACTTGTCTATGGGCAATGAGAAAAACCTAATTAAGTCAAAGAACATTACTCTTATAAAAGGGAGTGTAACGGATCAACAGTTAATGGCACAGTTATTAGAAACTCAGCAGTTTGACTATATTTTTCATTTAGCAGCTATCGCAAGTGTTGCTGATTCAGTTCAAAGGCCTCTTGAGACACATCATGTAAATTTTGATAGTGTATTGTATTTGTTGGAACTAGTCAAAAAACAGACAGGTTTAAAACGTTTGTTATTTACATCGTCGGCAGCTGTCTATGGAGACGAACCAACTTTACCAAAACAAGAAGAGTCCGTTATTAGGCCATTGACGCCTTATGCTATCGATAAATTTTCTGCTGAGAAATATGTAGTTGATTATTGTCATTTATACGGTGTACCAACAAGTGCAGTTAGATTTTTTAATGTGTATGGTCCAAATCAAAATCCTAATTCCCCTTATTCAGGAGTTATTTCAATTATAATGGATTGCTATAAACAGCTTTTGAAAAATAATAATACTTCTTTTACCATGTTTGGTGATGGGAATCAGTCAAGAGATTTTATATATATTGATGACGTGATTAAAGCATTAGATTTGATTGTAAGCTCTGATGAAGCTTTAGCAGAAGTTTATAATGTTGGAACTGGTAACAGTGTTACCTTGAATAACTTAATCAGTATAATTGGTGAATCGTTAAATAAAGATTTATCAATAAATTATGAGAATGAACGTGATGGTGATATACGAGAGTCTTTAGCAGATATATCTAAAATTAAAAGTATTGGTTTTCAACCTGAATTTGATATTAAAAAAGGCCTTCGAAAATATATTAAACATGAACTAAATTTAGATTGA
- a CDS encoding glycosyltransferase family 39 protein, with translation MDLKNKQIKEQYEHNRTIKFISLLLIFFSFVIVVFSFRSNPFSHLLNGHDSSMFIYFGRGIKDGFVPYNDMFDHKGIFLFIFQYLGIVLGFGNDSLGIWILECLFYGLSLIYIYKILMYFIKDTIVSSTTIVLYTGIILSSFDFGNYSEEFALPFITISLYLFAKIWLETTNSSWNLFFIGICGGITFFIRPNMIALWIVFCLLLLIRNVFKKEYSVLRKQILYIFMGGMLICLTVLVYSLINENLKEMVYQTFILNVQYSSSSVGEKILTAKSFFQFMTDYGILAFMFPFITLLIVNPQNLQKKFRVFYVILFIYLLVNFFTVIMSGRFYTHYFITMFPGLILATGIGFDWCLRQFDLALNKKIICILLLFVLTLSHSESAFKDYVKQTNNNIPNEKIDSLVAKEAEYIKMHSTKSDRIYVHNISASIYNISDRYSNSKFFKLPSLDYLKFRNLKEEFTDKLYENPPKFIVVGRQTYLNKETLTDTKLDKTVVTAVKENYQVIPEYEETDYMVFQLKSSN, from the coding sequence ATGGATTTGAAAAATAAACAAATTAAGGAGCAATACGAGCATAATAGAACTATTAAATTTATATCCCTACTACTAATTTTTTTTAGTTTTGTTATAGTAGTTTTTAGTTTTCGCTCTAATCCATTTTCCCACTTGTTGAATGGGCATGACTCATCAATGTTTATCTATTTTGGAAGAGGAATAAAGGATGGATTTGTTCCTTATAATGATATGTTTGATCATAAAGGAATATTTTTATTTATATTTCAATATCTGGGGATTGTATTAGGTTTTGGTAATGATTCATTAGGTATCTGGATTTTAGAATGTTTATTTTATGGACTATCATTAATATATATTTATAAAATACTAATGTACTTTATTAAAGACACAATCGTATCAAGTACTACAATTGTTTTGTATACTGGTATTATCTTATCTTCGTTCGATTTTGGTAATTATTCCGAAGAATTTGCTTTACCGTTTATTACAATATCATTATATCTTTTTGCAAAAATTTGGTTGGAAACTACTAACAGTTCCTGGAATCTTTTCTTTATAGGAATTTGTGGAGGAATTACTTTCTTTATTCGACCTAATATGATTGCTTTGTGGATAGTTTTCTGTTTATTGCTTTTGATAAGGAATGTTTTTAAAAAGGAATATTCAGTTTTACGTAAACAAATTTTATACATCTTTATGGGCGGTATGCTTATTTGTTTGACAGTTTTAGTCTATAGTTTAATTAATGAGAATTTAAAAGAAATGGTTTATCAAACTTTTATATTAAATGTTCAATATTCGTCATCTTCCGTTGGTGAAAAAATACTTACAGCAAAATCATTTTTTCAATTTATGACAGATTATGGAATTTTGGCATTCATGTTTCCTTTTATTACACTATTGATAGTTAACCCTCAAAACTTACAAAAAAAGTTTCGAGTATTTTATGTAATCTTATTTATCTATTTATTGGTTAATTTTTTTACAGTTATTATGTCTGGTAGATTCTACACTCATTACTTTATAACTATGTTTCCCGGACTGATTTTGGCCACTGGAATCGGTTTTGATTGGTGCTTACGCCAATTTGATTTGGCGTTAAATAAAAAAATTATTTGCATTTTATTATTGTTTGTGTTGACGCTTAGCCATTCAGAAAGTGCTTTTAAGGACTATGTTAAACAAACTAATAATAACATTCCTAACGAAAAAATAGATTCTTTGGTAGCTAAAGAAGCCGAGTATATTAAAATGCATTCAACTAAGTCCGATAGAATTTATGTTCATAATATTAGTGCTAGTATATATAATATAAGTGATCGGTATTCTAATTCAAAATTTTTTAAATTACCTTCTTTGGATTATTTGAAATTTCGTAATTTAAAGGAAGAATTTACGGATAAATTATATGAAAATCCACCTAAATTTATTGTTGTTGGTAGACAAACATACTTAAATAAAGAAACACTGACAGATACTAAATTGGATAAAACTGTTGTTACTGCTGTGAAGGAAAACTACCAAGTAATTCCTGAATATGAAGAGACAGATTATATGGTTTTTCAATTAAAAAGCTCTAATTAA